A part of Leishmania major strain Friedlin complete genome, chromosome 11 genomic DNA contains:
- a CDS encoding putative 60S ribosomal protein L28 — protein MSHSVDLQWVLVRQNSRFLQKRGGIRMSNDPFNNNGNWTKRHCGFLNEKAAVVKPAKGGAICVTVKDGSSNNKPRQTYKKTVHAAGVRASDVSRAVAAVRPDLADVSFRRARRMACIASRTAKVAAARKARSEKIKFSRKSARAKRN, from the coding sequence ATGTCGCACTCTGTCGATCTCCAGTGGGTCCTGGTCCGCCAGAACAGCCGCTTCCTGCAGaagcgcggcggcatccgCATGAGCAACGACCCGttcaacaacaacggcaacTGGACGAAGCGCCACTGCGGCTTCCTGAACGAGAAGGCTGCTGTTGTGAAGCCGGCGAAGGGTGGTGCGATCTGCGTGACGGTGaaggacggcagcagcaacaacaaaccGAGGCAGACGTACAAGAAAACCGTGCATGCTGCTGGCGTGAGGGCGTCGGATGTGAGCCGTGCCgtggctgctgtgcgccCGGACCTCGCGGACGTGTCGTtccgccgcgcgcgccgcatGGCGTGCATTGCGAGCCGCACGGCGAAggttgctgccgcgcgcaAGGCCCGCTCCGAGAAGATCAAGTTCTCGCGCAAGTCGGCGCGCGCGAAGCGCAACTAg
- a CDS encoding putative protein transport protein Sec31: MRLKNTALCCAFAWSPAVLGNPPLLATASYSGAMDENFSSDAFLEIRLVDVKVTDETELPVVGRVRLPDRAHRVDWSPYAGPQGIIGVSCGNGCVYIFSAAEVLAAGPNGGGEEVSDNPRGLLWMVREHAGSAVRGFHFNPSKPHFFATGADDGVWHVWTLQDGATGGVCAPAKVSVISNVPNSGAIVHLQWHPKYAHIFATATVNGVVNVWNLKMATRVTALNVSKASHGAQITAIAWNPTAATQLVVGLDEGHPVLQVWDLRTGVVPLREMSGHTGGVTGLAWSEQESSMVASCGGDGRTMWWDPNTGKKLGELQPVGQYLVDVQWCPVLPAVIATSSFAPLLCVSTAQDVSSTGGDKLGAVPKWLNKPCGASVNMSLAVASLAPGTEHDIVLSRLNCVPMSPHTTEDQRMFEQLAEFPCGSPERTQWLRDTHHELLAAFSSAQHSRQPILDFLNEGVASKKGGAGAGSGRLGEDDDDPFTAISHENQKRYEDRTSELIVSGKIEEAVDLCMDEHCFDDAFAIAFLSGGEMVRKVHQRYIAHVAAVNPQKRHVLYAGAIASGDFRPLIQANVPWKEVLSAIVAFVVGDGFADACNLLGDALRDQQNYEGSYHCYVCARNVDAVVDLWRLENRPSREVVQDTILLEETTQRAASGEYLAHCMCDYGVKLLTDGHPKEAVQYLQRAARLGDHTATVLVDRMKYLFNLAQPENGAPYVPAPVSDAQSPACQAFLAAAEERRVRELQEQAQAQAQAQPIAPPPPQHQQERPPTMPPQTQYHVNPMAIPGQPQLPKSGYLPAVGYMPPMGAPAAASQPPQQLQHPPSLLPHKSAAGGLPPPPGGSAPLRPQLMPGSGAAPPPPSHGPSVYGNATPVSNSVNGAPVAPSPIGPHPPSAGGASMGMSASDTSSFSSSALPPSRTNPLSAAPNGVVGQPKPRLMPHPVSSYSSMRAPTTGAAPAAAAPPPSGPPSSSGAMASQASSQPVSLYSVTAPPTQPPATQSVPYQAAPPPPQQRSDAVYGGGAPSMMKPQPPPPGLPRLTMGSAPPPPPQSSAAGAEYPASLLASVSPAQFASPLHGQLVQRLQQVIPAIADPRRRAAVEQAAVEVIRQLQQGMLPEGLVQMLVHFCANVGTPSATQAWAQLAQRYAGAVQAFGNLCYL; this comes from the coding sequence ATGCGACTGAAGAACACGGCGCTATGCTGCGCGTTTGCGTGGTCGCCGGCGGTGTTGGGCAACCCGCCCCTCCTCGCCACCGCGTCGTACAGCGGAGCCATGGACGAGAActtcagcagcgacgccttTCTTGAGATTCGCCTCGTGGACGTGAAGGTGACGGATGAGACGGAGCTGCCTGTTGTCgggcgtgtgcggctgccggATCGCGCGCATCGCGTCGACTGGTCGCCGTACGCCGGGCCGCAGGGCATCATCGGTGTCTCGTGCGGCAACGGCTGTGTATACATCTTCTCCGCTGCAGAGGTGCTCGCCGCCGGCCCgaatggcggcggtgaggagGTGAGTGATAACCCGCGCGGACTGCTGTGGATGGTGCGCGAGCACGCGGGCTCGGCCGTGCGCGGCTTCCACTTCAACCCTTCGAAGCCGCACTTTTTCGCCACCGGTGCTGACGATGGCGTTTGGCATGTGTGGACGCTGCAGGATggtgccaccggcggcgtgtgtgcgccagcgAAGGTGTCTGTCATCTCGAACGTGCCGAACAGCGGCGCCATTGTCCACCTTCAGTGGCACCCAAAATACGCCCACATCTTTGCCACAGCCACCGTGAACGGCGTGGTGAACGTGTGGAACCTGAAGATGGCTACCCGCGTGACGGCGCTGAACGTGTCCAAGGCATCACACGGGGCACAGATCACCGCCATCGCGTGGAACCCGACGGCTGCGACGCAGCTCGTTGTGGGACTTGACGAGGGACATCCAGTGTTGCAGGTGTGGGACCTTCGCACCggggtggtgccgctgcgcgagatgAGCGGACATACCGGTGGCGTCACCGGCCTTGCTTGGAGCGAGCAGGAGTCGTCGATGGTGGCTTCatgcggcggtgatggccgCACCATGTGGTGGGACCCGAACACTGGCAAGAAGCTGGGTGAGCTACAGCCAGTGGGGCAGTACCTCGTAGACGTGCAGTGGTGCCCGGTGCTGCCGGCCGTCATCGCGACGTCGTCTTTTGCACCCCTTCTTTGCGTGTCAACGGCGCAGGACGTGTCCAGCACCGGAGGCGACAAGCTCGGTGCGGTGCCCAAGTGGCTCAACAAACCGTGCGGCGCCTCGGTCAACATGTCTCTCGCCGTTGCCTCCCTTGCCCCTGGCACCGAGCATGACATTGTGCTGTCGAGGTTGAATTGCGTGCCAATGAGCCCCCACACAACGGAGGACCAGCGCATGTTCGAGCAGCTGGCCGAGTTCCCGTGCGGGTCGCCGGAGCGGACGCAGTGGCTGCGCGACACCCATCATGAGCTCCTTGCGGCGTTCTCCAGCGCGCAGCACTCGCGCCAGCCCATCCTGGACTTCCTCAACGAGGGCGTCGCCTCTAAGAAAggcggcgcgggcgctggcTCCGGGAGGCTGGGcgaggatgacgacgacCCATTCACCGCCATCTCGCACGAGAACCAGAAGAGGTACGAGGACCGCACCTCGGAGCTGATTGTGAGCGGCAAGATCGAGGAGGCCGTGGACCTGTGCATGGACGAGCATTGCTTCGACGACGCCTTTGCCATCGCCTTCCTCAGCGGCGGGGAGATGGTGCGCAAGGTGCACCAGCGCTACATCGCGCATGTCGCCGCCGTGAACCCGCAAAAGAGACATGTGCTCTACGCGGGTGCCATCGCCTCCGGTGATTTCCGCCCTCTCATTCAGGCGAACGTGCCGTGGAAGGAGGTGCTTTCTGCGATTGTGGCGTTCGTCGTGGGCGACGGCTTCGCCGACGCGTGCAACCTGCTCGgtgacgcgctgcgcgaccaGCAGAACTACGAGGGCTCCTACCACTGCTACGTTTGTGCACGCAATGTGGACGCTGTGGTAGACCTCTGGCGCCTCGAGAACCGCCCCTCGCGTGAGGTTGTGCAGGATACAATTCTGCTAGAGGAGACCAcgcagcgcgcggcgagCGGCGAGTACTTGGCGCACTGCATGTGCGACTACGGCGTGAAGCTGCTGACTGATGGGCATCCGAAGGAGGCGGTACAGTACCTACAGCGTGCCGCCCGCCTCGGTGACCACACGGCCACGGTGCTCGTCGATCGCATGAAATACCTCTTCAATCTTGCCCAGCCCGAGAACGGTGCACCGTAcgtgccggcgccggtgtcTGACGCACAGAGCCCGGCGTGTCAAGCGTTCCTGGCCGCCGCAGAAGAGCGACGAGTGCGAGAGTTGCaggagcaggcgcaggcgcaggcacAGGCACAACCGATagccccgccgccgccgcagcatcAGCAGGAGCGGCCACCGACAatgccgccgcagacgcaGTACCACGTGAACCCCATGGCGATACCAGGGCAACCGCAGCTGCCGAAGTCTGGTTACCTGCCAGCCGTTGGCTACATGCCGCCCATGGGTGCACCGGCCGCGGCTTcgcagccgccacagcagcttcagcaccCACCAAGCCTTCTTCCCCACAAATCAGCCGCCGGCGGActcccgccaccaccggGTGGTAGCGCGCCTCTGCGGCCGCAACTGATGCCTGGTTCCGGtgccgcgccaccaccgccgtcgcacgGGCCATCTGTGTACGGCAACGCGACACCGGTGAGCAATAGCGTGAATGGTGCACCTgtagcgccgtcgccgatcGGGCCGCACCCGCCGTCCGCTGGCGGTGCCTCGATGGGGATGAGTGCATCGGACACTAGCTCGTTCTCCTCAAGCGCACTCCCGCCCAGCCGCACAAACCCGCTCTCGGCTGCACCGAACGGGGTCGTCGGCCAGCCAAAACCGCGACTTATGCCGCACCCAGTTTCTTCCTACTCATCGATGCGAGCGCCGACCACTGGCGCCGCcccagccgccgctgcacctcctccgtcagGACCGCCGTCGTCTTCCGGCGCCATGGCCTCCCAGGCGTCATCGCAGCCAGTTTCGTTGTACAGCGTGACAGCCCCACCGACACAGCCGCCAGCGACACAGTCGGTACCCTACcaagcagcgccaccaccaccgcagcagcgctcaGATGCCGTTTACGGCGGAGGAGCGCCATCGATGATGAAACCGCAGCCCCCGCCGCCGGGCCTTCCGCGGCTCACGATGggcagcgcaccgccaccgccgcctcagtcatcggctgccggcgccgagTACCCGGCCTCCTTGCTCGCCTCCGTGAGTCCTGCCCAGTTCGCGTCCCCGTTGCACGGCCAGCTGgtgcagcgtctgcagcagGTCATCCCCGCCATCGCGGACCCACGCCGgcgtgcggcggtggagcaggcggcggtggaggtgatTCGCCAGCTGCAACAAGGGATGCTGCCGGAAGGGCTTGTGCAGATGTTGGTACACTTTTGCGCGAACGTCGGCACGCCGAGCGCAACTCAGGCGTGGGCGCAGTTGGCGCAGCGGTACGCGGGTGCCGTTCAGGCCTTCGGGAACCTTTGCTATCTGTGA
- a CDS encoding putative eukaryotic release factor 3, translating into MSWQQPTGNVNPNASSYTPDGGAYINSYNNQEARGYYSPPQQYGGGGYYPPQGGLGGNHQGGYANRSNYQGSMYNPQQHRQSVYQDPRNDQGGYYPRGGYGGPQQQQGGYSANASYYQGGGYGGQQQQQQQQQCYQQNEAYQQQMQQQLTLQQQQQQQQQQQQKQQKPAASMPAPKTSGSDAAKLSLGGGSAKSAVVPKKKGGGTLSLGKKKQVAVEATAPEETASQASPSTTAEAKPEGDAKPSTPPAAGPAAESPVQEKESAAVTQAESTSKPASAAPTKEAPGATEKDRAKATPEERRETVKKEIARQRQQSKKQYKRDPRPHFNIVFCGHVDAGKSTISGHLLMEKGLVDQREMEKLRREAEINHREGWEYAYVMDVSEEERSKGITRETGAAYFETEKRRVTVLDAPGHKAFVPSMIGGATQADICVLVISSRTGEFETGFEKGGQTREHAMLVRTCGVKQMICVINKMDEMKWSKERYSEIVGRLKPFLRQNGYDEERAKNLIFMPVAGLTGENLIKHVEPSHCDWYKGKTMMEVIDDLKLPESKTEDDVFCIPLVGAYKDDGKTHIYGKVESGSIAVGERIQVLPTKAEALVEGISIESTEFEKCYPGDNVHLHVRGIDENDIHGGYVATSIPTSLRAVEFFQARVVILEVKNIISAGSRVMLHIHSAQEEASFHKLLAKIDRKTNEVVEKNPACVKAGDVVIARIELDRPVVLEPHKDFDKLGRFMLRDDGRTIAIGVVMRLYESTHESLARAGQ; encoded by the coding sequence ATGTCCTGGCAGCAACCGACGGGGAACGTCAACCCCAACGCGTCGTCCTACACCCCAGACGGCGGCGCGTACATAAACAGCTACAACAACCAAGAAGCCCGCGGGTACTACtctccgccgcagcagtatggcggtggcggctacTACCCACCGCAAGGCGGCCTTGGTGGCAACCACCAGGGCGGCTACGCAAACCGCAGTAACTACCAGGGTAGCATGTACaacccgcagcagcatcgacaGAGCGTCTACCAGGACCCGCGCAACGACCAGGGCGGCTACTACCCGCGAGGTGGCTACGGCGgccctcagcagcagcagggcggcTACTCGGCCAACGCCAGCTATTATCAAGGCGGCGGCTACGgtggccagcagcagcagcagcagcagcagcagtgctaCCAGCAGAACGAGGCCTATCAACAAcagatgcagcagcaactgacacttcagcagcagcagcagcagcagcagcagcagcagcagaaacagCAGAAGCCCGCGGCATCAATGCCAGCGCCAAAGACGTCCGGCTCGGATGCCGCAAAGTTGTCTCTGGGCGGCGGCTCAGCAAAATCGGCCGTGGTACCCAAGAAGAAGGGCGGAGGTACCCTTTCGCTAGGCAAGAAAAAGCAGGTAGCCGTggaggcgacggcaccgGAGGAGACGGCGTCGCAAGCGTCCCCTTCTACGACCGCTGAGGCTAAGCCCGAGGGCGACGCGAAGCCGTCGACGCCACCGGCTGCGGGGCCTGCGGCTGAGAGCCCGGTGCAAGAGAAGGAGTCGGCTGCTGTGACTCAGGCCGAGAGCACCTCGAAGCCTGCCTCTGCGGCCCCCACCAAGGAGGCGCCGGGGGCAACCGAGAAGGACCGTGCGAAGGCGACGCCGGAGGAGCGGCGCGAGACAGTCAAGAAGGAGAtcgcacggcagcgtcagcagaGCAAAAAGCAATACAAGCGTGACCCTCGCCCACATTTCAACATCGTCTTCTGCGGTCACGTCGATGCCGGCAAGTCCACCATATCTGGCCACCTGCTGATGGAGAAGGGGCTCGTGGACCAGCGCGAGatggagaagctgcgccgcgaggcGGAGATCAACCACCGTGAGGGCTGGGAGTACGCCTACGTCATGGACGTgtccgaggaggagcggtCGAAGGGTATCACTCGTGAGACCGGCGCGGCCTACTTCGAGACCGAGAAGCGCCGTGTGACGGTGCTGGACGCGCCGGGCCACAAGGCGTTTGTGCCGTCCATGATCGGTGGCGCCACGCAGGCCGACATctgcgtcctcgtcatctcCAGCCGCACCGGCGAGTTCGAGACCGGCTTCGAGAAGGGTGGGCAGACGCGCGAGCATGCGATGCtggtgcgcacgtgcggtgTAAAGCAGATGATCTGCGTCATTAACAAGATGGACGAGATGAAGTGGAGCAAGGAGCGCTACAGCGAGATTGTCGGCCGACTGAAGCCGTTCCTGCGGCAGAACGGGTAcgacgaggagcgcgcgAAGAACCTCATCTTCATGCCAGTGGCGGGCCTGACGGGCGAGAATCTGATCAAGCATGTCGAGCCTAGCCACTGCGACTGGTACAAAGGCAAGACCATGATGGAGGTGATCGACGACCTGAAGCTGCCCGAGTCGAAGACGGAGGACGACGTCTTTTGTATCCCGCTTGTCGGCGCCTACAAGGATGACGGCAAGACGCACATCTACGGCAAGGTGGAGTCAGGCTCCATCGCGGTAGGCGAGAGGATTCAGGTGCTGCCGACGAAGGCGGAGGCTCTCGTCGAGGGCATCTCAATCGAGTCCACCGAGTTCGAGAAGTGCTACCCGGGAGACAACGTCCACCTACACGTGCGCGGCATCGACGAAAATGACATTCACGGCGGCTACGTCGCCACCTCCATCCCGAcctcgctgcgcgccgttGAGTTCTTTCAGGCGCGCGTGGTTATCCTGGAGGTGAAGAACATTATCAGTGCCGGCTCACGTGTCATGCTGCACATACACTCCGCTCAAGAGGAGGCGTCCTTCCACAAGCTGCTGGCGAAAATCGACCGCAAGACGAACGAGGTGGTCGAGAAGAACCCGGCGTGCGTGAAGGCTGGTGATGTAGTGATTGCCCGCATCGAGCTCGACCGCCCTGTCGTGCTGGAGCCGCACAAGGATTTCGACAAGCTGGGCCGCTTCATGCTGCGCGACGATGGTCGCACCATCGCGATCGGCGTTGTTATGCGCCTCTATGAGTCCACGCACGAGTCTCTCGCAAGGGCCGGCCAGTAG
- a CDS encoding putative 40S ribosomal protein S15A — protein MTMMSVLANALRTIASAERRGKRQVLIRPSSKVVVKFLQVMQKHGYIGEFEIIDDHRAGKIVVNLNGRLNKCGAICPRFDCATTDYEKWMKNILPSRQFGFVVLTTSLGIMDHEEARSRNTGGKVLGFFY, from the coding sequence ATGACGATGATGAGCGTTCTCGCGAACGCGCTTCGCACCATTGCGAGCGCGGAGCGCCGTGGCAAGCGCCAGGTGCTCATCCGCCCCTCCTccaaggtggtggtgaagtTCCTGCAGGTGATGCAGAAGCACGGCTACATTGGCGAGTTCGAGATCATCGATGACCATCGCGCTGGCAAGATCGTTGTGAACCTGAACGGCCGCCTGAACAAGTGCGGTGCCATCTGCCCGCGCTTCgactgcgccaccaccgactACGAGAAGTGGATGAAGAACATCCTGCCCTCCCGTCAGTTCGGCTTCGTGGTGCTGACGACCTCGCTCGGCATCATGGACCACGAGGAGGCCCGCTCCCGCAACACCGGTGGTAAGGTGCTCGGCTTCTTCTACTAA